The DNA window ACTTTGACCATCGCTTTGCGCGCGGCTTCGGTTCCTTTGCGAATCGCTTCGGATACTTCGGCCGCTTTCCCCAGACCGATTCCGACTTTTCCATTTTTATCCCCAACTGTGACAAGAGCGGTAAAGCTAAAACGCCGGCCACCCTTGACAACTTTCGCTACCCGGTTGACGGCAATTACCTTCTCTTTAAATTCGCGGTTCTCTGATTCAAACTTGGCCAAACATCACCTCATACAATAAATAAATAAAATTCTCACGTTAAAAATTGAGGCCGCCTTCGCGGGCTCCTTCAGCTACTGCTTTGATACGGCCATGGTATCGATGCTTGTTGCGGTCAAAGACCACTTGCCCGATGCCTTTGGCTTTAGATAGCTCGGCTAATTTCATGCCGACCTTTTTTGCGACGGCCGTTTTGGAGTCTTTGTCCGTAATCGACCCCTTGAGCTCTTTTGAGTTTGAGCTTATGCCCACAAGGGTCGTGTTGTTCTCGTCATCGATTATCTGCACAAAAACATTATTCAATGATTTTGCCACAGTCAACCGCGGACGCTGGGCGGTACCAGCGACCTTGGAACGCACACGGGTGCGACGACGGTCGCTTTTAAACGCTTTTTCTTTACTTTTATCTGCCATTAGTTCAACACCATCTCTTAACCGGCTGTCTTACCGGCTTTGGTTCTGACTTGTTCACCGACATATCGCACGCCTTTGCCTTTGTAGGGCTCGGGCTTGCGGAATGAACGAATTTTTGCAGCGGTAAGACCGACAAGGGCCTTGTCCGCTCCGGATATCTTCAATTTATTTTCTTTGGCTTCATAGGCAATGGCGATTCCTTCAGGAGGAATAAACAAAATCGGATGCGAGTATCCGAGGTTCAACTGGAGTACTTTGCCTTTTGCTTCGGCGCGAAATCCGACGCCGATTATTTCAAGCTCGCGAGTGAACCCTTCGGTCACGCCGGTAACCATATTTTGAATCAGCGCGCGCGTTAAACCATGAAGGGCGCGGTGTCTCTTTTGATCGGAAGGACGACTGACAAGCAGTTCCTTTCCTTCAATCTTAGCTGATATCTCCGGATGGATCGTGTGCACAAGCGTGCCTTTGGCTCCGGTCACAGTGACCTTCGATCCGGCGATTTCAACCTTTGCCTTGTCCGGTATTATTACCGGCATTTTGCCTATACGCGACATCTTTGTTCCTCTTTATCCTACCAGCACCGCAGCACGACTTCGCCGCCGATACGTCTCTGTGCGGCATCGTAGTTGGTCATCATACCGGCAGATGTTGAAATAATCGAAATGCCCTGAATGTTATGGGTCGAGAGCTTTATTGCGTCGGATGCAATGTACTTTCGCAGTCCTGGACGTGACACGCGCTGGATTCCTCTAATAACCGGCGCGTCGCCCCGGCTGTAACGCAAATACACGCGCAGAATGCCCTGCTTGTTATCCGGCAGTTCGATATAGTCACGAATATACTTTGTGTCTTTCAAAATTCGCACAATCTCCCGTTTGACATTCGACGCTGGAACATCCACGGCGGGCCGTTTGGCCTTTGAGCCATTGCGAAGTCTGGTCAGCAGGTCTGCGACCGGATCGGTCATACTCATCGATTATTTCTCCTCACGTGTTCCAACATCTACCAACTGGCCTTTACCACGCCGGGCAGATCGCCGGCCAGGGCCATATTACGGAAGCAAATTCTGCACAGACCGAATCGGCGCATAAATGCATGCGGACGTCCGCATCGGCGGCAGCGGCTATATGCGCGGACCGCAAACCTCGGTGTGCGCTTTTGCTTCTCTATGAGACATTTCTTTGCCATCGTTCTCCTATTTTTGGAAGGGCATTCCCAGTTCGGCCAACAACTGCCGGGCTTCGTCATCGGAGCGCGCGGTTGTTGTGAACGAAATGGTCATACCACGAACCTTATCAATTTTATCATAGTCAATTTCCGGAAAGATCAACTGTTCTTTCAAGCCGAGGTTGTAGTTTCCCCGGCCATCGAACGATTTCGCGCTCACACCGCGGAAGTCCCGGATTCGCGGCATAGCAACATTGACCAGGCGGTCAAAAAATTCGTACATCTTTTCGCGGCGCAATGTCACGGCGCAGCCGATAGCAAGCCCCTCGCGGAGTTTGAAGTTCGAGATGCTTTTACGGGCTTTGGTCAATAGCGGCTTTTGTCCGGTAATAGCCTGAAGGTCGCCTGCGGCGGCCTCAAGAACTTTTGCGTTTTGGGTCGCTTCACCCACGCCGATATTGATGGTAATCTTTGATAAGCGCGGCACCTGCATAACTGATGTATAACTGTTGTCCTTCATCAATTTCGGTGTGATATCTTTTGTGTATTTGTCTTTTAATCTTGCCATCGCACTTTACCTCTTAAATCTGTTCGCCAGTCACGCGGCTAATGCGTACTTTGGTTCGCTTGCCGCCATCTTCAATAATCCGGCTTGAAAGACGGGTCGGACGGGGTCCTTTAGAGCCAGAGACATGCAACGCCACATTGCTGATATGGATAGGGGCCTCTTTTGAAATAATACCGCCCTTTGGGCTTTTTTGCGTCGGCTTCTGGTGCTTCTTGCGCAGGTTCAGTCCCTCGACAAGCACCTGGTCTTTGTCCGGGATTACAAACAGGACGCGGCCCGTCTTTCCGCGGCTTTGGCCGCAGAGTATGAGAACATTATCACCTTTTCTTATGCGCATCGTCTCTTCAATCCTCTTTATATAACTTCAGGGGCCAGGGATACAATTTTCATGAACTGCTTGTCGCGAAGCTCACGGGCGACCGGGCCAAAAATGCGGGTTCCACGAGGCTCTTTGGCCTCGTTGATAATCACCGCGGCGTTATCGCTAAACCGGATCCGCGAGCCGTCCTTGCGAAGCACAGCGGTCTTAGTACGCACAACCACCGCTTTGCATACCTCGGATTTCTTGACCGTTCCGCCGGGAATGGCTTCTTTGACGGCAACGACGATAATATCGCCGATCGACGCATATTTCTTGCGGCTACCGCCGAGAATACGGAAACACATCGCGCGCTTTGCGCCTGAATTATCCGCCACCGTAAGAACTGTAAATTCCTGAATCATTGTGATAAACCTTTCAAACCGTCAACTCGCAGTCGAGCCTACTTCGCTTTCTCCACCACTTCAATCAAACGCCAGCGCTTTGTCTTCGAGAGCGGGCGAGTTTCCATCACTTTAACAAAATCTCCGATACCGGCATCGTTTTTCTCGTCATGAGCATACAGCTTGCTCGATGTTTTGAGAGTCTTGGAATACAGCGGATGCTTGATCGTTCGGTCAATACGAATGACTATTGTCTTATTCATTTTGTTCGACACGACCGTCCCCTGACGAATCTTACGTTTGGTTCTCTCAATTGTCTGCTGTGTTTCCGGCATCAATTATCTCAGCTTTCCTTTTTTGCTTTTGTCTTAGTCTTTGTCTGCTTTTCGCCAAGAATGCCCGTCTTGCTCTCGGCAAGCTTGCGAATTCCAAGTTCGTCTTCGCGCAGGAGAGTCATGATCTGACCGACATCGCGGCCAATGTGGCGCAGGCGAAGCGGATTATCAAGCGTTTTGACTGAGCGGCGCATTCTCAAATTAAACAGTTCTTCTTCGAGGTCTTTGCGACGCTGAAGAAGTTCATCGCGCGTCAATTCGCGTAAAGTACTGATTTTCATATCTTCTATATTACCTCGGTCTCAGCGCGTGAGACAAATTTCGTCTTCAGAGGCAACTTATTGGCCGCAAGTAACAACGCTTCGCGGGCCAAAGCCTCGGTCACGCCTTCAATTTCAAACAACACTCTTCCCGGCTTGATAACGGCCACCCAATACTCCGGCGCGCCTTTACCCTTTCCCATACGGGTTTCTGCAGGCTTTTTTGTTACGGGCTTATCCGGAAAGACCCGAATCCAAATTTTTCCACCGCGCTTGATGTGGCGGGTTAAAGCCACACGAGCGGCTTCGATTTGCCGGTTGGTTAACCAGCACGGCTCGAGAGCCTTGAGTCCGTACTCACCGAAATCCACTGCGGCTCCGCCTTTGGCTTTGCCGGTCATCCGCCCACGCTGGGCTTTTCGAAACTTGCTTCTTTTGGGCTGCAACATATCTCTTTACCTACTCCTGCTCTGTGCCGATCAAACGTCTTTTTTCGGCGTCGCCGGGTTTGTTGGTGTCGAGCTACCGCCGGACTCCCCTTCGGGACGACGACCTCTTGGAGCATTGGCATCTGAATCACCTGGGCGTCTCACACGACCGCGGGGACGCTCAGCGCTGCCGCCACCGCCGCGATTATCACCGCCGCGTCCACGGCCCCCGCCAGGTCCGCGCCCATCACCTCGACCGCCACCCTGCTGTGGTTTGCCGCTGCCACCACCCGGACGACCACCGCCGCTCGGGCGATCATCGCGTCGAGGGCGACCTCCGCCTTGGTCCATATCGCGCGGGGCCTGCTGTTGTTCATTCTTGGGAGCGTCGGAACTGTCCTGGATGAATTGGCCGGCTTCGAGTATCTCGCCTTTGCATATCCATACTTTCACGCCGATACACCCATAGGTCGTATTGGCTGTAGCAAGGGCATAATCAATATCAGCTCGCAAAGTATGAAGCGGGGTGCGGCCGTCCTTGTATTTTTCTGTGCGGGCGATTTCAGCGCCTCCAAGGCGTCCTCCGCACTGTATTTTTATTCCCTCAGCGCCCATCTTCATCGTTGCGGCAAGAGCTTTCTTCATCGCGCGTCGGAAAGAGACACGTCCTTCGAGTTGGCGGGCGACAGAATCAGCGACAAGTTTAGCATTCAATTCAGGTTTGCGGACCTCGACGATATTGAGCAGAATATCTTTCTTGGTCAACATCTGTAATTCTTCGCGAAGTTTGTCGACTTCGGCGCCTCGACGTCCGATAACAATGCCCGGCCGCGAGGTATGAATATCGACAGTAACTTTTTTCGCGGCTCGTGAGATTATCACAGCGGAGATTCCGGCATTATCAAGTCGCTTGTTTATATAGCGCTTAATCATCATGTCTTCGAAAACGAGATCGGCGAAATTACGCTGGGGTGCGTACCAACGGCTGTTCCAGCCCTTGATAATCCCGAGGCGAAATCCGACCGGATGTGTCTTTTGACCCAATTTCTGCTCCTTACTTTCCTGTACTTTTCATCTATTCAGCAGATTCAGAACTCTTCTTACTCTTGGTCGTCTTACTCGTGGTAGTCTTGGCAACTGCTTTGCGGGGCGCTCGCTTTGTCGCAGACTTGGCTTCAGATTCAACCGTCGCGGCCTTTTTAGTGGCGCCCTTGGCTTTCACTGAGGACTTTGCAACCGGAGCAACCACCGGGCGTTTTTCCTGCAACTTGATTGTCAAATGGCAAAAACGTTTTTTATAGCGAAAAACGCGTCCCATGGACTGAAAGCGAAGCCGCTTCGCGGTTGGCGCTTCATCGACGAAGATTTCCTTAACATACAAGT is part of the Candidatus Zixiibacteriota bacterium genome and encodes:
- the rplR gene encoding 50S ribosomal protein L18 yields the protein MADKSKEKAFKSDRRRTRVRSKVAGTAQRPRLTVAKSLNNVFVQIIDDENNTTLVGISSNSKELKGSITDKDSKTAVAKKVGMKLAELSKAKGIGQVVFDRNKHRYHGRIKAVAEGAREGGLNF
- the rplF gene encoding 50S ribosomal protein L6, producing MSRIGKMPVIIPDKAKVEIAGSKVTVTGAKGTLVHTIHPEISAKIEGKELLVSRPSDQKRHRALHGLTRALIQNMVTGVTEGFTRELEIIGVGFRAEAKGKVLQLNLGYSHPILFIPPEGIAIAYEAKENKLKISGADKALVGLTAAKIRSFRKPEPYKGKGVRYVGEQVRTKAGKTAG
- the rpsH gene encoding 30S ribosomal protein S8, with the protein product MSMTDPVADLLTRLRNGSKAKRPAVDVPASNVKREIVRILKDTKYIRDYIELPDNKQGILRVYLRYSRGDAPVIRGIQRVSRPGLRKYIASDAIKLSTHNIQGISIISTSAGMMTNYDAAQRRIGGEVVLRCW
- a CDS encoding type Z 30S ribosomal protein S14; its protein translation is MAKKCLIEKQKRTPRFAVRAYSRCRRCGRPHAFMRRFGLCRICFRNMALAGDLPGVVKASW
- the rplE gene encoding 50S ribosomal protein L5; amino-acid sequence: MARLKDKYTKDITPKLMKDNSYTSVMQVPRLSKITINIGVGEATQNAKVLEAAAGDLQAITGQKPLLTKARKSISNFKLREGLAIGCAVTLRREKMYEFFDRLVNVAMPRIRDFRGVSAKSFDGRGNYNLGLKEQLIFPEIDYDKIDKVRGMTISFTTTARSDDEARQLLAELGMPFQK
- the rplX gene encoding 50S ribosomal protein L24; translation: MRIRKGDNVLILCGQSRGKTGRVLFVIPDKDQVLVEGLNLRKKHQKPTQKSPKGGIISKEAPIHISNVALHVSGSKGPRPTRLSSRIIEDGGKRTKVRISRVTGEQI
- the rplN gene encoding 50S ribosomal protein L14, with amino-acid sequence MIQEFTVLTVADNSGAKRAMCFRILGGSRKKYASIGDIIVVAVKEAIPGGTVKKSEVCKAVVVRTKTAVLRKDGSRIRFSDNAAVIINEAKEPRGTRIFGPVARELRDKQFMKIVSLAPEVI
- the rpsQ gene encoding 30S ribosomal protein S17 — protein: MPETQQTIERTKRKIRQGTVVSNKMNKTIVIRIDRTIKHPLYSKTLKTSSKLYAHDEKNDAGIGDFVKVMETRPLSKTKRWRLIEVVEKAK
- the rpmC gene encoding 50S ribosomal protein L29 — encoded protein: MKISTLRELTRDELLQRRKDLEEELFNLRMRRSVKTLDNPLRLRHIGRDVGQIMTLLREDELGIRKLAESKTGILGEKQTKTKTKAKKES
- the rplP gene encoding 50S ribosomal protein L16 is translated as MLQPKRSKFRKAQRGRMTGKAKGGAAVDFGEYGLKALEPCWLTNRQIEAARVALTRHIKRGGKIWIRVFPDKPVTKKPAETRMGKGKGAPEYWVAVIKPGRVLFEIEGVTEALAREALLLAANKLPLKTKFVSRAETEVI
- the rpsC gene encoding 30S ribosomal protein S3: MGQKTHPVGFRLGIIKGWNSRWYAPQRNFADLVFEDMMIKRYINKRLDNAGISAVIISRAAKKVTVDIHTSRPGIVIGRRGAEVDKLREELQMLTKKDILLNIVEVRKPELNAKLVADSVARQLEGRVSFRRAMKKALAATMKMGAEGIKIQCGGRLGGAEIARTEKYKDGRTPLHTLRADIDYALATANTTYGCIGVKVWICKGEILEAGQFIQDSSDAPKNEQQQAPRDMDQGGGRPRRDDRPSGGGRPGGGSGKPQQGGGRGDGRGPGGGRGRGGDNRGGGGSAERPRGRVRRPGDSDANAPRGRRPEGESGGSSTPTNPATPKKDV
- the rplV gene encoding 50S ribosomal protein L22; this translates as MPIESVAKLRYVSIPARKMRLVANLIKGMPVEKAINIMNFTRRVAAGHVAQTLKSAAANALSNNGTASLRPEDLYVKEIFVDEAPTAKRLRFQSMGRVFRYKKRFCHLTIKLQEKRPVVAPVAKSSVKAKGATKKAATVESEAKSATKRAPRKAVAKTTTSKTTKSKKSSESAE